A window from Vigna angularis cultivar LongXiaoDou No.4 chromosome 7, ASM1680809v1, whole genome shotgun sequence encodes these proteins:
- the LOC108338495 gene encoding leucine-rich repeat protein 1 encodes MAAATCTSMRFLLSVSLTLTLLRLGASNSEGDALYTLKRSLSDPDNVLQSWDPTLVSPCTWFHVTCNQDNRVTRVDLGNSNLSGHLVPELGKLEHLQYLELYKNNIQGTIPPELGNLKSLVSLDLYNNNISGTIPSSLGKLKNLVFLRLNDNRLTGPIPKDLAAVSSLKVVDVSNNDLCGTIPTSGPFEHIPLNNFENNPRLEGPELLGLVSYDTNCS; translated from the exons ATGGCAGCAGCAACCTGCACTTCCATGCGGTTCCTACTTTCAGTTTCCCTAACCCTAACTCTGCTCCGCCTCGGCGCCTCCAATTCCGAAGGCGATGCGCTGTACACGCTCAAACGGAGCCTGTCGGACCCGGACAACGTCCTTCAGAGTTGGGATCCCACGCTCGTGAGTCCGTGTACTTGGTTCCACGTCACCTGCAACCAGGACAACCGAGTCACTCGAGT GGATCTTGGTAACTCTAACCTATCTGGACATTTGGTTCCGGAACTTGGGAAGCTGGAGCATCTGCAGTATCT TGAGTTGTACAAAAACAACATTCAAGGAACTATTCCTCCAGAACTTGGAAACCTAAAGAGTCTAGTTAGCTTGGACCTGTACAACAACAACATATCAGGCACCATTCCGTCTTCATTGGGGAAATTGAAGAATCTTGTCTTTTT ACGACTAAATGACAACCGACTTACTGGCCCTATCCCCAAGGATCTTGCTGCTGTTTCAAGCCTTAAAGTAGT GGATGTCTCCAACAATGATTTATGCGGTACAATTCCTACCTCTGGGCCATTCGAGCATATTCCATTGAATAA CTTTGAGAATAACCCTCGTTTGGAAGGTCCAGAGTTGTTGGGTCTTGTAAGTTACGATACAAACTGCTCGTGA
- the LOC108337835 gene encoding AP-1 complex subunit sigma-1, which produces MIQFVILISRQGKVRLTKWYSPYSQKERSKIIRELNGLIISRAPKLCNFVEWRGFTVVYKRYASLYFCMCNDEEDNELETLTIIHHYVETLDRYFGSVCELDLIFNFHKAYFILDEILLAGAMQETSKRKTLRLIAAQEDLVETAKMESSSLSKVIAQATK; this is translated from the exons ATG ATTCAGTTTGTGATTCTCATTAGTCGACAAGGAAAAGTGAGACTCACAAAATGGTATTCACCATACTCTCAAAAGGAGAGATCCAAG ATAATTCGAGAACTAAATGGGCTTATTATCTCTCGAGCACCAAAGTTGTGCAACTTCGTAGAGTGGAGGGGATTCACAGTTGTTTACAAAAG ATATGCTAGCCTCTACTTCTGCATGTGTAATGATGAGGAAGACAATGAATTGGAGACTCTAACCATTATTCATCATTATGTTGAGACTTTGGATCGCTATTTTGGCAGT GTTTGTGAGTTGgatttaatctttaattttcatAAG GCATATTTTATATTGGATGAAATTTTGCTTGCTGGAGCCATGCAAGAGACTAGCAAAAGAAAAACTCTGAGACTAATAGCTGCACAG GAGGATTTAGTGGAAACTGCCAAAATGGAATCGAGTTCATTGAGTAAAGTAATTGCACAGGCCACCAAGTAA
- the LOC108336540 gene encoding AP-1 complex subunit sigma-1 — protein MVALMIWGKIHFVLLISRQGKVRLTKWYSPYSQKERSKIIRELCGLIISRAPKLCNFVEWKGFKVVYKRYASLYFCICNDEEDNELETLAIIHHFVETLDRYFGSVCELDLIFNFHKAYFILDEILIAGAMQETSKRTTLRLIAAQEDLVEVAKIEASSLTNIIAQATK, from the exons ATGGTGGCACTTATGATATGGGGAAAG ATCCATTTTGTGCTTCTTATCAGTCGACAAGGAAAAGTGAGGCTCACAAAATGGTATTCACCATATTCTCAAAAGGAGAGATCCAAG ATAATTAGAGAGTTATGTGGATTAATTATCTCTAGAGCTCCGAAACTGTGCAACTTTGTGGAGTGGAAGGGATTCAAAGTTGTTTATAAAAG ATATGCTAGTCTCTACTTCTGCATTTGCAATGATGAAGAAGACAACGAATTAGAGACATTGGCCATTATTCATCACTTTGTCGAGACGTTGGATCGTTATTTTGGCAGT GTTTGTGAGCtggatttgatttttaatttccaTAAG GCATATTTTATATTGGACGAAATTTTGATAGCGGGAGCCATGCAGGAGACTAGCAAGAGAACAACTTTGAGACTGATAGCTGCACAA GAGGATTTGGTGGAAGTTGCTAAAATAGAAGCAAGTTCATTGACCAATATAATCGCCCAGGCTAcaaagtaa
- the LOC108336539 gene encoding L-ascorbate oxidase-like, with protein sequence MSLRGITLWCVWLCLSEVSWGAVKQYKFDVQYMYGAPDCVEQVVMGINGHFPGPTITAEEGDTLHIILTNNLLTEGTVLHWHGIRQYGTPWADGTASISQCAIAPGQTFHYRFTVDRAGTYFYHGHYGLQRTAGLYGSLIVNLAKGKKEAFHYDGELNLLLSDWWHKTTLEQEVGLSSIPFRWVNEPQSLLINGRGQYNCSLAANVMKTSLSECNFRGNEECVPQIFDVDPNKTYRIRIASATSLASLNLAIGNHKLVVVEADGNYVKPFTVDDIDIYSGETYSVLLRTNQDPRKNYWISIGVRGRKPNTPQGLTILNYKTNSATLLPTSPPPITPQWDDYNRSKTFTYNIFGLKGTQKPPKYYHRRLLLLNTQNLVSGYTKWAINNVSLTLPSTPYLASINVNGSFDTKIPPNTFLEGYDIYNPPLNPNANTGSGVYMFQLNQVVDVILQNANVLKGQNSEIHPWHLHGHDFWVLGYGDGKFQQSDERKFNLKNPPLRNNVVVFPYGWTALRFRADNPGVWPFHCHIEPHLYMGMGVVFAEALLNVKRIPNQALACDLLRKVSIHKKHT encoded by the exons ATGAGCTTAAGAGGTATAACGTTGTGGTgtgtttggttgtgtttgtCGGAAGTATCATGGGGAGCTGTAAAACAGTACAAGTTCGATGTGCAGTATATGTATGGTGCACCAGATTGCGTGGAGCAAGTTGTGATGGGAATCAATGGCCACTTTCCTGGTCCAACCATAACAGCAGAAGAAGGAGACACCCTTCATATTATTCTCACCAACAACCTCCTCACAGAAGGAACAGTTCTTCATTGGCATGGAATTAGACAG TATGGAACGCCATGGGCAGATGGAACTGCTTCCATTTCTCAATGTGCTATAGCCCCAGGACAAACTTTTCATTACAGATTCACAGTTGACAGG GCAGGTACATACTTCTACCATGGACACTATGGTTTGCAGAGAACAGCAGGATTGTATGGTTCTCTGATAGTGAATTTAGCAAAGGGAAAGAAAGAAGCATTTCATTATGATGGTGAGCTCAACCTTCTCTTGAGTGACTGGTGGCACAAAACCACACTAGAACAAGAGGTTGGTCTCTCTTCCATTCCATTCAGATGGGTGAATGAACCTCAG TCTCTGCTTATAAATGGAAGAGGACAATACAACTGTTCGTTGGCAGCTAATGTTATGAAGACATCTTTGTCTGAGTGCAATTTCAGAGGCAACGAAGAATGTGTTCCCCAAATTTTTGATGTTGATCCAAACAAGACCTACAGAATTAGAATTGCTAGTGCCACTTCCTTGGCATCTCTCAACTTGGCCATTGGG AACCACAaattggtggtggtggaagctGATGGAAACTACGTGAAACCATTTACTGTTGACGACATAGACATATATTCAGGTGAAACCTATTCAGTCCTCCTCAGAACAAATCAAGATCCAAGGAAGAATTATTGGATTTCAATTGGTGTTAGAGGAAGAAAACCTAACACCCCACAAGGATTAACTATCCTAAATTACAAAACAAACTCTGCCACACTTCTTCCCACTTCTCCACCACCAATAACACCTCAATGGGATGATTACAATCGTAGCAAGACATTCACTTACAATATTTTTGGCCTCAAGGGAACCCAAAAACCTCCTAAATACTATCATCGTAGACTTCTCCTTCTCAACACACAAAACCTCGTTAGTGGTTACACTAAGTGGGCCATCAACAATGTCTCCTTAACATTGCCATCAACTCCTTACCTAGCCTCTATTAACGTTAATGGCTCCTTTGACACTAAAATCCCTCCAAACACATTCTTAGAGGGTTATGACATCTACAACCCTCCCCTCAACCCTAATGCAAACACTGGTAGTGGGGTTTACATGTTCCAGTTAAACCAAGTTGTAGATGTCATACTGCAAAATGCCAATGTACTGAAGGGGCAAAACAGTGAGATTCACCCTTGGCATTTGCATGGGCATGACTTTTGGGTTTTGGGGTATGGAGATGGCAAGTTTCAACAGAGTGATGAGAGAAAATTCAACTTGAAGAACCCACCATTGAGGAACAATGTAGTGGTATTCCCATATGGTTGGACTGCTTTGAGGTTCAGGGCAGATAACCCTGGAGTTTGGCCCTTCCATTGTCATATTGAGCCTCATTTATACATGGGAATGGGTGTCGTTTTTGCTGAGGCTCTTTTAAATGTTAAGCGAATACCTAATCAGGCTCTAGCTTGTGACCTTCTTAGGAAGGTGTCAATACATAAGAAACATACCTAA
- the LOC108338339 gene encoding ETHYLENE INSENSITIVE 3-like 1 protein has translation MMMFEDIGFCGDLDLLSCPLGDEDVVAVRQTDPDPVVEDDYSDEEIDVDELEKRMWRDKVRHKRLKEQQKAKEGTDAVKQRQSQEQARRKKMSRAQDGILKYMLKMMEVCKAQGFVYGIIPEKGKPVTGASDNLREWWKDKVRFDRNGPAAIAKYQADNAIPGKNDGCNSIGPTPHTLQELQDTTLGSLLSALMQHCDPPQRRFPLEKGVPPPWWPTGNEVWWPQIGLPKDQGPPPYKKPHDLKKAWKVGVLTAVIKHMSPDIAKIRKLVRQSKCLQDKMTAKESATWLAIINQEEALARELYPDYCPPFSSGGGNGSMVINDCSEYDVDGAEEEPNFDVEDRKPDPLHPSNLGMERITGRLPLQISHPFKGDVVTNLDFIRKRKIPGDFNLMMDPKIYTCEHPQCPYNEPRLGFPDRSARDNHQLNCAYRNSASDYGGGSNFHDSEVKPVIFPQSFVQPNTTSQAANVVQPSFGVSGLGVPEDGQKMINDLMTIYDTNVIGNNNLSSNNFVAAENHNFSQTMLQQQQQDSRGDNYFTGQGMVTEGNFFAREEGQFERFKAMNMNAPFDTNHMLFSPQCDLSSFDFKDIQGGGMDTGHRQQQEVSIWFQ, from the coding sequence ATGATGATGTTCGAGGACATTGGGTTTTGTGGCGATTTGGATTTGTTGAGTTGTCCCCTTGGGGACGAGGATGTTGTTGCTGTGAGACAAACGGATCCAGATCCTGTGGTTGAGGATGATTACAGTGATGAAGAAATTGATGTAGATGAGCTGGAGAAACGTATGTGGAGGGACAAAGTGCGCCACAAACGATTGAAAGAACAACAGAAGGCAAAGGAAGGGACAGATGCAGTGAAGCAAAGGCAATCCCAGGAGCAAGCTAGGAGGAAAAAGATGTCAAGAGCTCAGGATGGAATACTAAAGTACATGCTGAAGATGATGGAGGTCTGCAAAGCACAAGGGTTTGTTTATGGCATAATTCCTGAGAAAGGGAAGCCAGTGACTGGAGCATCTGATAATCTTCGCGAATGGTGGAAGGACAAGGTCAGGTTTGATCGAAATGGTCCTGCTGCTATAGCAAAGTATCAGGCTGATAATGCAATTCCAGGGAAGAATGATGGTTGCAATTCCATTGGTCCAACTCCACACACATTGCAGGAGTTACAGGACACAACACTGGGTTCTCTTCTGTCAGCACTTATGCAGCACTGTGATCCTCCTCAGAGAAGGTTCCCATTAGAGAAGGGTGTTCCTCCACCATGGTGGCCCACTGGGAATGAAGTATGGTGGCCTCAAATTGGTCTTCCCAAAGATCAAGGCCCTCCACCTTACAAGAAACCTCATGACCTCAAGAAGGCATGGAAGGTTGGTGTTCTTACTGCTGTCATCAAGCACATGTCTCCTGATATAGCCAAGATTCGGAAGCTTGTGAGACAGTCCAAATGCCTTCAGGACAAAATGACAGCAAAGGAGAGTGCAACATGGCTTGCCATCATCAACCAAGAGGAAGCCTTGGCTCGAGAGCTTTATCCTGATTATTGCCCCCCATTTTCCTCTGGTGGAGGTAATGGCTCCATGGTCATCAACGATTGCAGTGAGTATGATGTTGATGGTGCTGAGGAAGAACCAAACTTTGATGTGGAAGACCGGAAGCCAGATCCTCTTCATCCATCTAATCTTGGGATGGAGAGAATCACCGGAAGACTACCACTACAAATTTCTCATCCATTTAAGGGAGATGTTGTCACAAACCTTGATTTCATCCGGAAGAGGAAGATTCCTGGTGACTTCAACCTCATGATGGATCCCAAAATCTATACTTGTGAGCATCCTCAATGCCCTTACAATGAACCTCGCCTTGGTTTCCCTGACAGGTCGGCTAGGGACAATCATCAACTGAACTGTGCATACAGAAACAGTGCTTCAGATTATGGTGGTGGTTCCAACTTCCATGATTCTGAGGTTAAGCCAGTCATATTCCCTCAGTCTTTTGTTCAACCCAACACTACATCTCAGGCTGCAAATGTGGTTCAACCTTCATTTGGTGTATCTGGGCTTGGAGTTCCGGAAGATGGgcaaaaaatgataaatgacCTTATGACAATATATGACACAAATGTAATAGGAAACAATAACTTAAGTTCCAACAACTTTGTAGCCGCAGAAAATCATAACTTTTCTCAGACCATGTTACAGCAACAGCAACAGGACAGTCGTGGTGACAATTATTTTACTGGCCAAGGAATGGTGACAGAAGGAAATTTCTTTGCACGTGAGGAAGGACAATTTGAGAGGTTCAAAGCCATGAACATGAACGCCCCTTTTGACACCAACCACATGTTGTTTAGCCCCCAGTGTGATTTGTCGTCTTTTGATTTTAAGGATATACAAGGGGGAGGAATGGATACCGGTCACAGACAGCAGCAAGAGGTTTCAATTTGGTTCCAGTGA